The DNA sequence AAATTTCTTTTCACAACATCATTGGTAATCTTTTTTATCAATACTTTTACCATTCGTCAAATTTTCAATGTTTGCTATTGTAAAATCTATATTATTGTCTTTGCGAATTATGTCTAAGTATTTTTCAATTGTTTCTTTTCCGACATTTCCAAAGATATCGCCAATAATTAATATATTCATAGTGAGTTCATTTCTATTTTATTCTTAATGTAATTATATACACTAGGTAATAAAAAAAATGCGATTAATCGCATTTAATTTCTTGATTTATTTTATTTTTAAATTCCTGGTCATTATTTAAATATTCTTTCAAGCGATCAATACCTTGAGCAATATTCTTATCCATATAAGAAAATCAAGAGCCTTTTTTAACAAGAATTTTCTTAGTAACCGCTTCATTAATAATATCTTCTAAAATATCTACTCCTTCGCCATAATTCACACGCAATGTTGTTGACAAAAACGGAATCCCTACTTTATTTTTTACAATTTTAGCTTTAATATAGTTTCCTGTTACTAATTCAACATCCTTAATCGATTTATCTTTTCTCACATCAATTCGTAGCGAAGAATAATATTTTAAAGCCTTACCTCCAGAAGTAACTTCTGGATTTCCAAACATAATTCCAATCTTATCGCGAAGTTGATTTATAAATATCACAATTGTTTTTGAATTAGCAAGAGCAGCATTAATTTTTCTCAAACCACGAGACATTAAACGCGCTTGAGCTCCCATTTGTTGGTCTTCCATGTTTGATTCTAATTCAACGACCGGTACAAGTGCAGCTACTGAATCAATAATTACTAGATCAACTTGATTATTTTTAACCAAATGTTCAACGATATCTAGAGCTTGTTCTCCACTATTTGGTTGAGCAATAATCATATTTTGTAAATCGACACCAATTGCTTGAGCATATTTTGGGTCTAGGGCATTTTCAAGATCAATGTATGCAACAACTTTATCTTCTTTTTGCGCTTGCGTTACAGCATGTAAAGCGATAGTTGTTTTGCCAGATGATTCTGGACCGTA is a window from the Mycoplasma sp. (ex Biomphalaria glabrata) genome containing:
- the recA gene encoding recombinase RecA, producing MINTNMTNNQDSLNNVILEMEKKYGKGSAVFLGAKSNNSVESVSTGIPSLDNIIGVKGYPKGRIVEIYGPESSGKTTIALHAVTQAQKEDKVVAYIDLENALDPKYAQAIGVDLQNMIIAQPNSGEQALDIVEHLVKNNQVDLVIIDSVAALVPVVELESNMEDQQMGAQARLMSRGLRKINAALANSKTIVIFINQLRDKIGIMFGNPEVTSGGKALKYYSSLRIDVRKDKSIKDVELVTGNYIKAKIVKNKVGIPFLSTTLRVNYGEGVDILEDIINEAVTKKILVKKGSWFSYMDKNIAQGIDRLKEYLNNDQEFKNKINQEIKCD